The DNA sequence TTCGGAATCTATCGTTTTTTTCGCATTTTTGTTATCCGCAGCAAAAACCTACACCAAAATAAAGTAGAAGGAAAGAGATGCCAACCAATGTATTTATTGTGCAAAAAGATCATCATACCATCTGGGAAACCTGCTTACAGGAGATAAAGGCACATATTGACGACACAGCCTTTAGTACTTGGTTTGAGCCAATAGTGCCCGTGCAACTGAAAGATGATGTATTGACAATTCAGGTGCCGAGTATGTTTTTTTATGAATGGATAGAAGGTAATTATGTCGTATTGCTGCGCCGCGCCCTCGACAAAGCCATCGGTGAAACTGCCCGTTTAGAATATACCCTCGAAGACACCACGACAGACAAGCCTAACCCCAACCGTCTGTTTGGCGTAGGAAACCAAGGAAATCCCTATTTTCCGCAAGGATCGGCCAAAGCACCACACCCCAAAACACCTACTTTTAATGGTGGTGGATATATCCAACAACAGCAACAACAACAAGCCTATGTAGGCCAACAAAGCATTCGTAGCCACCCACTCTACGCACAGTTTCAGCTTAATCCTGAATATACTTTTGATAGTTTTATCGAAGGAGACTGCAACCGCCTAGCACGCTCTGCCGGGGTGGCTGTAGCCGAACGCCCAGGTGTAACGGCTTTTAACCCCTTGATGCTATATGGCGGTGTAGGGTTGGGCAAAACACACTTGATGCAAGCTATCGGCAATTACATCCGCAAACACCACGGCGAAAAGCAAGTGTTCTACGTCTCTTCCGACAGGTTCACCAACCAGTTTGTAATGTCTATCACCAACAACGACCTGCAAAGTTTCAATAACTTTTATATGGGGGTGGATATTTTACTAATTGACGATGTCCAGTTCTTTTCAGGAAAAGACAAAACACAGGAGATTTTCTTCCACATATTCAACCACCTTCATCAGTCGGGCAAGCAAATCATTATGACGAGCGATCGCCCACCTAAGGAGCTTAAGGGCTTGGAAGACAGGCTTTTATCTCGTTTTAAGTGGGGCTTAACCGCCGATCTCAAGCAGCCTGACTTGGAGACGCGTATGGCCATTATTCACAAAAAGATGCAAAGCGAGTCTACAGAGATGCCCGATGAAGTAGTGGAATATTTGGCCAACAGTATTGACAGCAATATCCGCGAATTAGAGGGGGTAATGACCTCCCTTACTGCTCAGGCTTCGCTCTACCAATGCCCCATTACCTTGATGATGGCCAAAAATGCTGTCCAGCAGATTGTACAAAACGGTGGCGATCGCGAGCTCAGCATCGACGAAATCCAACAAGCCGTAGGCGAATACTTTGGGATCAGTGTGGAGGATATGAAGTCCAAAACCCGTAAAAAAGAGATTGTCATTGCCCGACAAGTGGCAATGTTTTTTGTAAAAGAACACGCCAACAGTTTCTCGCTCAAATCTATTGGTTATCACTTTGGCGGGCGCGATCACAGTACGGTCATCCACGCTATCCAAACCATCAACGACTACATCCAAACCCGCACGGATGTCCGTACTTATGTGGACGAGATTCGTCAGAAATTGAAGAGCTTGTAAGGCCTGGCCTTTGAGCCTGTAGAATGACCCTGACAGTGTTGAATACACCGTCAGGGTTGTTTTTTTAGGATAAAAACTGCTTGCGCAAGGTCAGCTTGCTAAACTTGCCGGTAGCCGTCAGGGGGATTTCGCTCACAAACTCGATGCGGTCGGGCAATTGCCACTTGGCAAACTTCGCGCTGAGGTGGGTCAGCAAGCCCTCTTTGTCGGGTTGTTTGCCTTGCTTGAGCACCACTACCAACATCGGACGCTCACCCCATTTTTCGTCCGGAATGCCGATGGCAGCGGCCATCGATACGTCTGGGTGTCCCATGGCGAGGTTTTCCATATCGACAGAGCTGATCCATTCGCCGCCTGACTTGATGAGATCCTTGGCGCGGTCTACGATTTCCATGTAGCCATATTGGTCGATGGTAGCCATGTCGCCAGTGTCGAACCACCCATCCGCATCGACGGAGGGCTTGTCGTCGCCATAGTAGGTATGCACTACCCAATTGCCCTTGACCAACAAATGCCCGACAGACTCGCCGTCGCGGGGTTGCTCCTTCCCTTGCTCATCCACCACCTTGATGTCTACCCCAAAAACAGGCCTACCCTGCTTGATACGGTAGCGAAACTGCTCCTCTTCGGGGAGGTTTTTGAGCTGGGGTACGGCACGGTTGATGGTTCCGAGCGGGCTCATTTCGGTCATTCCCCAAGCATGTAACAAGTCCGCTTGGTGCTTTTCTTTGAAAGCCCTCAGCATAGAGGGTGGCGCTGCCGAGCCTCCCACGACCACGTCGCGGAGGCTGCTCATCGTTTTTTGGTGGGTGTCGGCATATTCGAGCAAGGCAGTCCACACAGTGGGCACGCCAGCAGCGGTATTGACTTGGTAACGCTCGATAAGCTCATAAATAGCCTCTCCGTCCATCCGTTTGCCGGGCATAATCATCGTAGCACCTGTGATGGGGGCTGCATAGGCAATGCCCCAAGAGTTGGCGTGAAAGAGTGGCACTACCACCAAGATAGTATCGCTGGCCGTAAGCCCGAAGGCATCGGGCAGGCTGACAGCATAGGTGTGTAAGAGGTTGGACTTGTGGGTGTAGAGCACGCCCTTGGGGTTGCCCGTAGTACCGGAGGTATAGCAGAGCGAGGAGCCGCTGTTTTCGTCAAACTCAGGCCACGCAAACTGCATGGGTTCGGCAGCCAACAAGGTTTCGTAACAATAGACATTGGGCAGGGCTGTTTTGGGCATCGTAGCCTCTTCGGTCAAGACGATGTAGCCCTTTACCTTAGGAAAATGGCTGTGCAACCCTTCGATGAGGGGCCAAAAGATGGGGTCGATGAGGATGTATTGGTCTTGGGCGTGGTTGATGATATAGATCATCTGCTCGTGTGAGAGGCGTGGGTTGATGGTATGGCAGATAGCCCCTTGGCCTGAGATGGCATACCAAGCCTCTAGGTGGCAGTGGGTGTTGAGGGCAATGGTGCCGACACATTGGCCGTGGCTGATGCCTAGTTTGGCGAGGGCGTTGGCAAACTGCTGCGCACGTCGGTAGATGGTCTCGTAACTATGGCTGACGATTTGGTCGTCTTCTACGCGGCGGGTAATGACTTGCTGCTGTGGGTGGTATTTGGCTGCAAAGGCCAAACATTGCGCCAAATTGAAGGGCGTGTTTTGCATGCTGAGCATAAAATTTCCGTTTAGTGTTTTTGGGTAGATTAGAAAATACTATGTTTGCTTGTTAAGTCTGTTCAAGATACGCATTTTAGCCAAGCTGTTTTGTGTTTTCAGTATAAAAAACAGCCTTTGACCTTGATTAAGCACCTGCTTATGCCTGATATTCAACTCTCTATCGTCAGCCCTGTATACCGAGGAGCCTCCCTAGTAGCGCCGCTGGTCAGCCGTATTACCGAAGCTGTAAGCTATATTACGGAGTCTTTTGAGATTATCTTGGTAGACGACGGCTCTCCGGACGACTCCTGGGAGGCCATCCGTGCGGCCTGCCAAGCCAACCCCAAGGTACGAGGAATACAGTTGAGTAGGAATTTTGGGCAGCAGATGGCCGTTAGTGCGGGGCTGCGCTATGCCAAGGGAGTTGTAACGGTGATTATGGATGCTGACTTACAGAACCCTCCTGAGATGATTCCGTCGCTGTATCGGGAGATAGAGGCGGGCTACGATATTGTGTATACAACGTCTACACGCCGCAATCACTGGCGGGATGAGCTTTCGTCGAAGTTGTTTTGGTGGGTATTGATTCGGGTGTTGAAGGTCAATATTATCCCTAACCAACTGATGCTAAAAGCGTTCAGTAGGCGGTTTTTGGCGCACTACAACAGTTATGATGAGCGCGTGCGGGTAGTGGCAGGTATTACGCACGACATTGGGCTAAAGCATACTGTTTTGGAGGTGGAGAAC is a window from the Eisenibacter elegans DSM 3317 genome containing:
- the dnaA gene encoding chromosomal replication initiator protein DnaA, with protein sequence MQKDHHTIWETCLQEIKAHIDDTAFSTWFEPIVPVQLKDDVLTIQVPSMFFYEWIEGNYVVLLRRALDKAIGETARLEYTLEDTTTDKPNPNRLFGVGNQGNPYFPQGSAKAPHPKTPTFNGGGYIQQQQQQQAYVGQQSIRSHPLYAQFQLNPEYTFDSFIEGDCNRLARSAGVAVAERPGVTAFNPLMLYGGVGLGKTHLMQAIGNYIRKHHGEKQVFYVSSDRFTNQFVMSITNNDLQSFNNFYMGVDILLIDDVQFFSGKDKTQEIFFHIFNHLHQSGKQIIMTSDRPPKELKGLEDRLLSRFKWGLTADLKQPDLETRMAIIHKKMQSESTEMPDEVVEYLANSIDSNIRELEGVMTSLTAQASLYQCPITLMMAKNAVQQIVQNGGDRELSIDEIQQAVGEYFGISVEDMKSKTRKKEIVIARQVAMFFVKEHANSFSLKSIGYHFGGRDHSTVIHAIQTINDYIQTRTDVRTYVDEIRQKLKSL
- a CDS encoding long-chain fatty acid--CoA ligase, translating into MLSMQNTPFNLAQCLAFAAKYHPQQQVITRRVEDDQIVSHSYETIYRRAQQFANALAKLGISHGQCVGTIALNTHCHLEAWYAISGQGAICHTINPRLSHEQMIYIINHAQDQYILIDPIFWPLIEGLHSHFPKVKGYIVLTEEATMPKTALPNVYCYETLLAAEPMQFAWPEFDENSGSSLCYTSGTTGNPKGVLYTHKSNLLHTYAVSLPDAFGLTASDTILVVVPLFHANSWGIAYAAPITGATMIMPGKRMDGEAIYELIERYQVNTAAGVPTVWTALLEYADTHQKTMSSLRDVVVGGSAAPPSMLRAFKEKHQADLLHAWGMTEMSPLGTINRAVPQLKNLPEEEQFRYRIKQGRPVFGVDIKVVDEQGKEQPRDGESVGHLLVKGNWVVHTYYGDDKPSVDADGWFDTGDMATIDQYGYMEIVDRAKDLIKSGGEWISSVDMENLAMGHPDVSMAAAIGIPDEKWGERPMLVVVLKQGKQPDKEGLLTHLSAKFAKWQLPDRIEFVSEIPLTATGKFSKLTLRKQFLS
- a CDS encoding glycosyltransferase family 2 protein, which translates into the protein MPDIQLSIVSPVYRGASLVAPLVSRITEAVSYITESFEIILVDDGSPDDSWEAIRAACQANPKVRGIQLSRNFGQQMAVSAGLRYAKGVVTVIMDADLQNPPEMIPSLYREIEAGYDIVYTTSTRRNHWRDELSSKLFWWVLIRVLKVNIIPNQLMLKAFSRRFLAHYNSYDERVRVVAGITHDIGLKHTVLEVENQRRTQGKGNYSFFKRFHLMLDIILAMTNKPLEYLINISLFAVMLSVAVGSWNLASYLLYPDVPPGYTTLLVFVSFFGSLNLLILGIMGRYLSNIYIEVRHRPVFLVQQSINIHDE